The Sulfurimonas hongkongensis genomic interval GTTTTTAAATGTAAATATACCACCAGATACAAGTGAAGCTAAGATGCAAGTAACCTATGCTGGATACAGGTTTTACGCAAACGATTCACATGTTCATAGAAATCCTCGTGGAGAAGAGCACTATTGGCTGGGCTTGCATCCTCTTAGTTTTTCACCAAGAGAGGGCTCAGATGGAGTGAGTGACCATGAGGCAATAAAAGCAGGAAACATATCTATAACTCCCATACATCTAGATTTGAGTGCATATAAAAGTATGCAAAAACTCAAAGAGTGGATAGAGTAGAGTTTGAAATTTTCTCGTGTAAAGACCCTACTTGGGGATGATTTTTTTAAGCTTCAAGATGCAAAGATTATACTCTTAGGAGTTGGTGGGGTTGGTGGCTTTTGTCTTGATTGTCTCATAAGAAGTGGTGTAAGCGATATCACGATAGTTGACTTTGACACCTTTGATGAATCCAATCAAAACAGACAACTACTCTCAGAACTACACTTAGGAGAGTCAAAAGTAGAGTCATTTAAAAAGCACTATCCAAGCATTAAAATCATAGATGCTAAGATAGATGAGAATTGGGTTAGTGAGTTTGATTTTGATGAATTTGATTTGGTTTTAGATGCTATCGATGATGTCAGAGCAAAACTAGCCCTTGCACAAAAGTGCTATAAAAAGCTTATCTCATCTTTCGGGGGAGCAAAAAGGCTCGATCCCACAAAGATAGAAGTGAGTGATATCTGGAAGACTTATGGAGATAAGTTTGGTTCTAAAATCCGTCATGAGTTAAGAAAAAGAGGCTTTAATAAAAAATATAGAGTTGTTTTTTCACCTGAGGAAGCAAAAGTAAAAGAAAAAGGTAGTTTTATGGGCGTTACTGCATCTTTTGGTTTAGCTATGTGTTTTGAAGCTGTTAAAATTCTCACAAAGAAGTAGGGTGAAAGGTTTTTTAACTCTACTTTTTGTTGTTAATATCTGGAATAATCTTTTTGCCGAAGATTTAATAAGTTATGATTATGAAGTAGATGCTTACTACTCAAAAGCTTTAATGTTTATAAACTTAGATGAAGATAATAACATCACAGATGCACTGAATTATGCTGAAGAAGATATATACAAAGATATGTTTTTAAACACTTTTAATCCAAATGTCCTCGTACTTGAAGTCTCACTTCACCCTATGAGTCTGTTTGGATTATATTTTAGGCAAAATCATGAAAGTACTTATGAAAGGTCAAAAACGAATAGTTTTAATCCTGTAAAAGTTATAACAGCGGGTTTTGAGGAACCGTACTCTTTCTCGTTTTTTGTGGGTAGGATGATGGTTTTTAAAAATAAAAAAGATAGTCATATAGGAAACAACAGAGCCTATATGGGATTTCTTTTACGCGTTGGAGATTATTCTATCAAAGATAATTTAGCTCATTATGATAAATGGTACAACATAGAGTATAAATTACAAGGAACAAGAAAGACGGATGAGAGAGACTTAGACTGGAGTTTTCGAGTAGGTACGAAAATACATCAAAACTCAGATTTTGCAAATAGTATATTTATAGAAGCAAGAAGAAGTAGTATTGACTATAAAAAAAGCGAGTGGTCATTTATCTATAACAGTGCATTTTCATCTATGTTTGCAATAAGTTCAGACACCCTTAAACTCACAGAAGCAGAACTTATGCTAGAGAAAAAATGGCCTCTTAGTTTGAGTCAAAAAATAAGTTTTGGCTTAAGCATAGGTTATCTCTACAATACTGGAGAGAAGTATAAAGGAGCGTTAAAAGAAGAGGGGATAGATAGACATCAACTCATCTTGCGTCCAAATTTTAAGTGGTAAAGGTTTTAATTGTTTGATTTTTTAGATAGTGACTGGTTTAATATAGGTCTTGAAATACTCTTTTTGATACTTATATCTTATGATATAAAAAGATATGCTCAGACTAAAAAAAAAGAGTATATAGTGAATATTGTACTAACTATTGGTTTTGCCATATGGGTTTTATATCCTTACTATAAGAGCTATTTTGGCTGGGATGAGGGACAAAAACAAGAGTTGATTTCAACCTGTGCAGATGAAAATGATACTAAACTTTGTAAATGCGTGGATGAAGCACTTTTTAAAGGCTTCACTTATGAAGAGTACAAAGCACAAGATAGAAACTCAAGCGAGTTCAAAGAGTTTATAGAAGATGCTAAAGAGGAGTGCTTAGATGAGTCATGGTTTTGATCTAAACTCACCCTTGATTTGCGAAGGTATCATCGGTGATGGCTGCGGTGGAGGGCGACTTTTTATGGTACAAGATGAAGTTTTAAAAGCTTACGACCCGCTCACAAAAGAGTATTTTGAACTTTTAAAGGGGATAAATAATGCTCTTAGCATCTATAAGAGTGCCTGCATAGTAAGTGTGGTTTGTGAAAGTGAGACTATTGAGTTTGACCTATCTAAGATGAAAAGGGTTTAATAAACTCAAGATTTATTTGAGTTAGCAGTTCATATAAAGCGGAGATACAATTATATAGAGCAAAGTTTGATATAGTTATAGAAGTAAAAGATAAAGGATATAAGAGAAAATGCTAAGAAAATTACCAAAAGAAAATATGGGTAGCTCAAACTTAGGTTGGCTTGAGAGTCGTTTTCACTTCTCTTTTGCTGAGTATAGAAATCATGATAATGTCAACTTTGGAGTTTTAAGGGTTTTAAATGATGATATTATCCACCCAGAGAGTGGCTTTGAGATGCATCCACATCACGATATGGAGATCGTATCTTATATCGTAGATGGAGAACTAACACACAAAGACTCTATGGGGAACTCTGAGATGCTAAAACGCGGTGAAGTTCAGTATATGAGTGCTGGAAGTGGAGTTATGCACTCAGAACACAACAGACATACAAGTGATGATCTGCGACTACTTCAAATCTGGATAGTACCACCAGAGAAAAATCTTCAAATACTCTATGGCTCTCACGCTTATAAAAAAAAACAAAGAGAGAACAAACTCTTAAACATTGTCTCTTCGCAAAATGGAGATGCAAAGATAAAGCTCTATCAAGATGTAGATATTTTTGTAAGTGAGCTTGATGATGGTAAGGTTTTGGAATTTTCTATAAAAGAGAAGAGACAAATATATTTTGTTCAGATAGAGGGAAGCTCAGACATAAATGGAGTTGTCCTAAATGATGGCGATGCGATGGAAGTAACAAAAGAGACAAACTTAAGGGAGTGTTAGAAATTTCGTGTCAGTTTGATAAAATACTATCAAGGACTGACAATGAATGAAGAAGTAGATTTTGATTTTGATGAAATCTTAGAAGAATTTAGAAGTGGAAAGAAACTTACAGGTAAAGGTGGACTTTTAGCTCC includes:
- a CDS encoding pirin family protein, with the protein product MLRKLPKENMGSSNLGWLESRFHFSFAEYRNHDNVNFGVLRVLNDDIIHPESGFEMHPHHDMEIVSYIVDGELTHKDSMGNSEMLKRGEVQYMSAGSGVMHSEHNRHTSDDLRLLQIWIVPPEKNLQILYGSHAYKKKQRENKLLNIVSSQNGDAKIKLYQDVDIFVSELDDGKVLEFSIKEKRQIYFVQIEGSSDINGVVLNDGDAMEVTKETNLREC
- a CDS encoding ThiF family adenylyltransferase, whose amino-acid sequence is MKFSRVKTLLGDDFFKLQDAKIILLGVGGVGGFCLDCLIRSGVSDITIVDFDTFDESNQNRQLLSELHLGESKVESFKKHYPSIKIIDAKIDENWVSEFDFDEFDLVLDAIDDVRAKLALAQKCYKKLISSFGGAKRLDPTKIEVSDIWKTYGDKFGSKIRHELRKRGFNKKYRVVFSPEEAKVKEKGSFMGVTASFGLAMCFEAVKILTKK